The Hemicordylus capensis ecotype Gifberg chromosome 6, rHemCap1.1.pri, whole genome shotgun sequence genome window below encodes:
- the LOC128331533 gene encoding olfactory receptor 6M1-like has product MEKSNNTVVTEFILLGFQSIHSVEILIFITFVFVYALTLAGNITIIILVLTSRQLQLPMYFFLSNLSFLELMITSTVMPKMLVNLITGKKTISFVGCLTQSFFYFLMGSTEFFILAVMSFDRYLAVCYTLRYASIMNNKACFQLLMGTWVGGFLIILVPSIVTAGLPFCGPNLVNHFFCDSAPLLKLVCADTSLAEQVDFGTSCILLLGSLLITVVSYIYIICAVLQLPTAQGRQKAFSTCVSHITVVTLYYGSSIFIYVRPSKGNVLDFNKMGTVLNTMVTPMLNPFIYSLRNEKVKNSLRSVLKKSIGILKK; this is encoded by the coding sequence ATGGAGAAAAGTAATAACACTGTTGTGACTGAATTCATCCTTCTGGGATTCCAGAGCATTCACTCTGTTGAGATTCTGATCTTCATCACCTTCGTCTTTGTTTATGCACTGACTCTTGCAGGGAACATCACAATCATTATACTAGTACTGACCAGCCGCCAGCTGCAATTGCCCATGTATTTTTTCTTAAGTAATCTCTCATTCCTGGAGCTCATGATCACCTCCACTGTCATGCCTAAGATGTTAGTAAACTTGATCACAGGGAAGAAGACAATCTCATTTGTGGGCTGCCTTACCCAGTCATTCTTCTATTTCCTCATGGGCTCAACTGAGTTCTTCATCCTGGCGGTCATGTCCTTTGACCGCTATCTTGCAGTATGCTACACACTACGCTATGCATCCATAATGAACAACAAGGCCTGTTTCCAGCTTCTCATGGGAACATGGGTTGGTGGTTTCTTGATCATTCTTGTTCCCAGCATTGTGACAGCTGGCTTACCATTCTGTGGACCAAACCTTGTCAATCACTTTTTCTGTGACAGTGCCCCCTTGCTCAAACTTGTCTGTGCTGACACATCACTGGCTGAGCAAGTTGACTTTGGGACATCTTGTATACTACTCCTGGGCTCACTTCTTATAACAGTTGTGTCCTACATCTACATTATTTGTGCTGTCCTGCAATTACCAACAGCACAAGGTCGGCAGAAGGCATTTTCAACCTGCGTATCTCACATCACAGTGGTCACACTGTATTATGGAAGCTCCATTTTCATTTATGTCCGTCCCAGCAAAGGGAATGTTCTAGATTTCAACAAAATGGGAACTGTATTGAACACAATGGTGACTCCTATGCTAAACCCTTTTATATATAGTCTTAGGAATGAAAAAGTGAAGAATTCCCTGAGGAGTGTTCTCAAGAAAAGCATAGGCATTTTAAAGAAATGA